From the Solanum pennellii chromosome 4, SPENNV200 genome, one window contains:
- the LOC107016174 gene encoding WUSCHEL-related homeobox 4 yields the protein MYMGSSSGSLSMKVHQFTRGFLEHEAASPSLTLGCKRLRPLAPKLNTTNNDTTTTIVTPPFDLKSFIRPESSNSPPKLAYNEDKKDSSQVESHPGGTRWNPTQEQIGILEMLYRGGMRTPNAQQIEQITAQLGKYGKIEGKNVFYWFQNHKARERQKQKRNSLGLSQSPRTPSAIVTSPLSFDTRGEVVRDEDSPYKRKCRGWTFEYMEEEQQQQQDEEEIINCRENGDRTLQLFPLHPEGMR from the exons ATGTACATGGGATCATCATCAGGAAGCTTAAGTATGAAGGTGCATCAATTCACACGTGGATTCTTAGAGCATGAAGCTGCTTCTCCTTCACTTACACTTGGTTGCAAACGTTTAAGACCACTTGCTCCTAAGCTCAACACAACCAATAATGATACCACAACTACCATTGTTACTCCTCCTTTTGATCTTAAGAGTTTCATTAGGCCTGAAAGTAGCAATAGCCCTCCTAAACTTGCTTACAATGAAGACAAGAAAGACTCCTCTCAG GTGGAATCACACCCAGGAGGAACAAGATGGAATCCAACACAAGAACAGATAGGGATACTTGAAATGTTGTATAGAGGTGGGATGCGTACACCCAACGCGCAACAAATAGAGCAAATCACAGCACAACTAGGAAAATATGGGAAAATAGAAGGCAAAAATGTGTTCTACTGGTTTCAAAACCATAAAGCCCGTGAAAGACAAAAGCAAAAGAGGAATAGTCTTGGCCTTAGCCAAAGTCCAAGAACACCATCAGCCATAGTCACTAGTCCTTTGTCATTTGACACTAGG GGAGAAGTAGTGAGGGATGAAGATAGTCCATACAAGAGAAAGTGTAGGGGATGGACATTTGAATACATGGaggaagaacaacaacaacaacaagatgaagaagaaattataaattgtAGAGAAAATGGTGATAGGACTCTTCAACTCTTCCCATTGCATCCAGAAGGCATGAGATGA